In a genomic window of Occallatibacter riparius:
- the rnc gene encoding ribonuclease III, whose translation MQANLGELESAIGYSFKNPDLLVRALTHRSLANEQTQQEGDGATLRDNERLEFLGDAVLGLAVGEAIFLKYPDWQEGELTRVRAQLVSRQHMAEVAAEVELGKHLRLSRGEDRTGLRRKNTVLSNTMEAVLGAMFLDGGLEAVRGFVQRRVTGRAADDLAKELRSGAALGNYKSALQEHLQGARLGAPVYKVKSESGPDHRKRFLVEVRLKPAEGEPGKPLARGLGSTKKHAEQDAARRALARLKKTRADDPQSDAAAVEESAAE comes from the coding sequence GTGCAAGCGAACTTGGGCGAATTGGAATCGGCTATCGGTTACAGCTTCAAGAACCCTGATCTGCTGGTGCGCGCTCTTACGCACCGCTCGTTGGCTAACGAGCAGACCCAGCAGGAGGGCGACGGGGCAACTCTGCGCGATAACGAACGCCTCGAGTTCCTCGGAGACGCGGTGTTGGGCCTGGCGGTGGGTGAGGCAATTTTTCTCAAGTATCCGGACTGGCAGGAAGGCGAGCTGACACGGGTTCGCGCCCAGTTGGTAAGCCGGCAGCACATGGCCGAAGTTGCCGCAGAGGTGGAGCTTGGAAAGCACCTGCGCCTGAGCCGAGGCGAAGATCGCACGGGTCTCCGCCGCAAGAACACCGTCCTCTCCAACACCATGGAAGCCGTGCTGGGCGCTATGTTCCTCGACGGTGGACTGGAGGCGGTGAGGGGGTTTGTGCAGCGGCGGGTGACGGGCCGGGCAGCGGATGATTTGGCGAAGGAACTGCGTTCCGGGGCGGCGCTGGGAAACTACAAGTCAGCGCTTCAGGAGCATCTGCAGGGTGCACGCCTGGGAGCTCCGGTGTACAAAGTTAAGAGTGAGAGCGGCCCCGACCACCGCAAGCGGTTCCTGGTTGAGGTGCGGCTCAAACCCGCGGAAGGCGAACCAGGTAAACCGCTGGCCCGGGGACTGGGAAGCACCAAGAAGCACGCGGAGCAGGATGCGGCGCGGAGGGCTCTGGCGCGGTTGAAAAAGACGCGTGCCGACGACCCGCAAAGCGATGCCGCAGCAGTAGAGGAGTCAGCAGCAGAATGA
- the lepB gene encoding signal peptidase I, whose protein sequence is MSSPAPVTGHPVEQKLPMVGNARQHAFAHLRVNLPSVPEAFGSLLRTVVVALFLLTFVLQPFLIPSESMEHTLLVGDFLLVNKQIFAPAGRRSSLERLILPYRDVKRGDIVVFHHPNPPLLIKRVVGVPGDRIRMEDGRVEVNEAPLAEPYAAFEPAAANPFRDNFPARVYTDPNINPDWWRQMQKLTRNGELVVPPGMYFMLGDNRNHSEDSRFWGLVPREAIIARPLVIYFSLERPSTTDVEQASDDRLGHDRELSARLTGFARWKRIFRIVH, encoded by the coding sequence ATGAGCAGTCCCGCCCCGGTCACCGGCCACCCAGTGGAGCAGAAGCTTCCCATGGTCGGCAATGCACGGCAGCACGCATTCGCACACCTGAGGGTGAATCTGCCATCGGTGCCCGAGGCATTCGGGTCGCTGCTGCGCACAGTGGTGGTGGCGCTTTTCCTACTCACCTTTGTCCTGCAGCCCTTTCTGATTCCCAGCGAAAGCATGGAGCACACCCTGTTGGTGGGCGACTTCCTGCTGGTCAACAAACAGATCTTCGCTCCCGCTGGCAGGCGAAGCAGCCTCGAGAGATTGATCCTCCCGTATCGCGACGTGAAGCGCGGCGATATCGTCGTGTTCCACCACCCTAACCCCCCACTGCTCATCAAGCGGGTGGTGGGTGTTCCGGGAGACCGCATCCGGATGGAGGACGGCCGCGTTGAGGTGAACGAGGCTCCGCTCGCCGAGCCCTACGCGGCATTCGAACCGGCGGCGGCCAATCCGTTCCGCGACAACTTCCCGGCCCGCGTGTACACCGATCCCAACATCAATCCCGACTGGTGGCGGCAGATGCAAAAACTGACCCGGAACGGGGAGTTGGTGGTACCGCCGGGCATGTACTTCATGTTGGGTGATAACCGCAACCACAGCGAAGATTCGCGCTTCTGGGGACTGGTGCCGCGGGAAGCAATCATCGCGCGGCCGTTGGTGATTTACTTCTCGCTGGAGCGGCCATCGACCACGGATGTTGAACAGGCATCGGATGATAGACTCGGACACGACAGGGAACTTTCCGCCCGCCTGACCGGCTTCGCGCGATGGAAGAGAATCTTCCGGATAGTGCATTGA
- the lepB gene encoding signal peptidase I: MNKKNMATATETPATENAEKHVEETPFEAIASICSVLVVGLFILTFLGQNFVIPSGSMENTLLVGDHLLVDRITLSPPAKWMPLVHYREPKHNDIVVFIKPVMDEVNGEYQYLYLVKRCIGIPGDHIHLHEGIVYINGVAQAPPREGKMTPASDPVFLDEFPAVPPVAQPGSTPESWAIDFPNHLKDGDLVIPPGMYFMMGDNRHNSLDSRYWGFVPRENIVGRPLFNYWSFDTPENQYEQAGMGAKIAWMGHVAIHFFTDTRWNRTLKLMH, from the coding sequence ATGAATAAGAAGAATATGGCGACCGCCACTGAGACGCCCGCCACGGAAAACGCCGAAAAGCACGTGGAAGAAACCCCCTTTGAAGCGATTGCTAGCATCTGTTCCGTGCTCGTGGTCGGCCTTTTCATCCTCACGTTCCTGGGGCAAAACTTCGTCATTCCGTCGGGTTCGATGGAGAACACGCTCTTGGTGGGCGACCACCTGCTCGTCGACCGGATCACCCTCTCCCCGCCCGCCAAGTGGATGCCGCTGGTCCACTACCGGGAACCGAAGCACAACGACATTGTCGTGTTCATCAAGCCGGTGATGGACGAGGTAAACGGTGAATACCAGTACCTCTACCTGGTGAAGCGCTGCATCGGTATTCCGGGTGACCACATTCATTTGCATGAGGGCATTGTTTACATCAACGGAGTGGCGCAAGCTCCCCCGCGTGAGGGCAAGATGACGCCTGCCTCCGATCCAGTATTCCTGGACGAGTTCCCGGCGGTTCCGCCGGTCGCCCAGCCAGGCTCCACTCCGGAATCGTGGGCCATCGACTTCCCCAATCACTTGAAGGATGGCGACCTGGTCATTCCCCCCGGCATGTACTTCATGATGGGCGACAACCGGCACAACTCCCTCGATTCGCGCTACTGGGGCTTCGTCCCGCGTGAGAACATCGTAGGCCGCCCGCTGTTCAACTACTGGTCGTTCGACACACCTGAGAATCAGTACGAACAGGCGGGAATGGGCGCCAAGATCGCCTGGATGGGCCATGTAGCGATTCACTTCTTCACCGATACGCGCTGGAACCGGACGCTGAAGCTGATGCATTAA
- a CDS encoding AsmA family protein translates to MPEHLQASRKRRTKLWLALAAVFFLLALVFVPPYISLNNYKARVTQSVAAALGRPVRLSEVELRVLPRPAFLLTDLTVQEEPAYGVEPVLHANQVTAAIRLSSLWQGKLQISRISVDEASLNLVHMPDGAWNLDSLFRNAAAGSKKDQGRQQPPYLEATNSRINIKDGIEKLPFSLLSADASMWRESNGNWRVRLKAQPARTDVSLDLADTGIVRMDATLLPAPQLSQMPLRVDLDWREAQLGQLSRLVLASDQGWRGDLTGELHLDGTAGSAKVQSRLRASGVHRAEFAPETPMDFDATCGFTLHYNDRSVEKLLCNSPVGDGRARITGSLPGGGQQPKVTVELDRIPAQAALDLLRTMRSSIDPSLQAAGAVSGHMTFDPAAAAAENAAQLASQLKKTAGRSRAAQARAAVGYLTGTFTVAGLRISGEALSKPIQVASMTLEPAPEQPGQPAALETTVSIPAGGPAPLALTARIALSSFELGVHGTAAVPRLREFAHVAGSDAEPILAQLAGDPAALDFTAHGPWVPPPDTRLALSPENGPARPPRSVETNGTVSLKNANWKPAFLANPVMISAATLHLENGKMRWDPVEFSYGAVKGSATLALPLPENCADPDGCPPQFTVHFAQLDAAEAEAALLGVRQQGSVISTLINRITPNSATSVWPRLEGTATADSLVMGPFTLSNATAGLKVSATGLDARAFQANLLGGTLSGKVALTTGDKPEYESEVSFTNVNPAQLGQLAGLKLSGGTVSGSGKLELSGFTDTDLAKAAQGTMHFEWQHGTIIGPGVPPVFTRFDKWSGDAIVADGGMKLQKSEVQHGSRKTPADATVTFGTPAKVSFAATEQAAKEKPSRP, encoded by the coding sequence ATGCCCGAACATCTCCAAGCCTCGAGGAAGCGACGGACGAAGTTGTGGTTAGCTCTCGCGGCGGTGTTCTTTCTTCTCGCTCTTGTTTTCGTTCCCCCCTACATCAGCCTGAACAACTACAAGGCCCGCGTGACGCAGTCCGTGGCGGCGGCGCTGGGACGCCCGGTACGGTTATCGGAAGTCGAGCTGCGGGTGCTCCCGCGCCCGGCGTTTCTGTTGACCGATCTGACAGTGCAGGAGGAGCCCGCATACGGCGTAGAGCCGGTGCTCCATGCCAACCAGGTCACGGCCGCCATTCGCCTGTCATCGCTGTGGCAGGGCAAGCTGCAGATCAGCCGCATCAGCGTCGATGAGGCGAGTCTCAACCTGGTGCATATGCCCGACGGCGCGTGGAACCTGGATTCGCTGTTTCGCAACGCAGCGGCGGGCAGCAAGAAGGACCAGGGCCGTCAGCAGCCTCCCTATCTCGAGGCCACCAACTCCCGAATCAACATCAAGGACGGAATCGAGAAGCTACCGTTTTCCCTCCTAAGCGCGGACGCCTCGATGTGGCGCGAGTCGAACGGCAACTGGCGCGTGCGCCTGAAGGCTCAGCCGGCGCGTACTGACGTGAGCCTGGACTTGGCGGACACGGGCATCGTTCGCATGGACGCGACTCTGCTGCCCGCTCCGCAGCTCAGCCAGATGCCCCTCCGTGTTGATCTCGACTGGCGAGAGGCGCAACTGGGGCAGCTCTCGCGTCTGGTGCTCGCGTCGGATCAAGGCTGGCGCGGTGACCTGACCGGCGAACTGCACCTGGATGGCACCGCTGGCTCGGCCAAGGTTCAGTCGCGGCTGCGCGCCTCGGGTGTGCATCGCGCCGAGTTTGCGCCGGAGACGCCAATGGACTTCGACGCGACCTGCGGGTTCACGCTGCACTACAACGACCGCAGCGTGGAGAAGCTGTTGTGCAACAGCCCCGTGGGCGATGGGCGGGCGCGCATTACCGGAAGCTTGCCCGGCGGCGGGCAGCAGCCCAAAGTGACGGTCGAACTTGATCGCATTCCGGCACAGGCCGCGTTGGACCTGCTGCGAACGATGCGGAGCAGCATCGATCCCAGTCTGCAGGCGGCGGGAGCGGTAAGCGGACACATGACCTTCGATCCTGCCGCAGCCGCCGCCGAGAACGCGGCGCAGTTGGCGTCACAGTTAAAAAAGACTGCGGGACGTTCGAGGGCGGCGCAGGCGCGCGCTGCGGTGGGATACCTGACGGGCACCTTCACCGTGGCAGGGCTGCGTATCTCCGGCGAGGCTTTGAGCAAGCCGATCCAGGTAGCCAGCATGACGCTGGAGCCAGCGCCGGAACAGCCCGGCCAACCGGCAGCTCTAGAAACCACCGTGAGCATTCCCGCTGGTGGACCCGCTCCGCTCGCGTTGACCGCACGAATCGCCCTGAGCAGCTTTGAGCTCGGTGTGCATGGAACGGCGGCGGTACCACGGCTACGCGAATTTGCGCATGTGGCCGGCTCCGATGCCGAGCCCATTCTGGCGCAGCTGGCAGGCGATCCCGCGGCGCTCGATTTCACTGCGCACGGACCGTGGGTACCTCCGCCGGATACGCGTCTGGCGCTGTCTCCGGAGAACGGCCCGGCGCGGCCGCCGCGATCGGTTGAGACCAACGGCACAGTGTCGCTGAAGAACGCGAACTGGAAGCCCGCGTTTCTGGCCAATCCGGTGATGATCTCGGCGGCAACGCTGCATTTGGAAAACGGCAAGATGCGCTGGGATCCGGTTGAGTTTTCTTACGGAGCGGTGAAGGGAAGCGCCACGCTCGCGCTGCCGCTGCCGGAAAACTGCGCAGATCCGGACGGATGCCCACCGCAATTCACGGTTCATTTTGCTCAACTGGATGCGGCAGAGGCCGAGGCTGCACTGCTGGGAGTGCGTCAACAGGGCTCCGTGATCTCCACGCTGATCAATCGAATTACACCGAACTCGGCTACTTCCGTGTGGCCGCGGCTGGAGGGCACGGCCACGGCCGATTCGCTGGTGATGGGACCCTTCACGCTGAGCAATGCGACGGCAGGGTTGAAGGTGTCTGCAACGGGACTCGATGCGCGGGCATTCCAGGCAAACTTGCTGGGCGGGACGCTCTCCGGGAAAGTGGCGCTCACGACCGGCGACAAGCCAGAGTACGAAAGTGAAGTGTCGTTCACAAATGTCAATCCTGCACAGTTGGGGCAGCTTGCCGGGTTGAAGCTGAGCGGCGGCACCGTGAGCGGCAGCGGGAAACTGGAGCTGTCCGGGTTCACCGATACGGACTTAGCCAAAGCGGCCCAAGGCACAATGCACTTCGAGTGGCAGCACGGGACCATCATAGGTCCTGGTGTGCCGCCGGTTTTCACGCGCTTCGATAAGTGGAGCGGCGATGCAATTGTTGCGGACGGTGGGATGAAGCTGCAGAAGTCCGAGGTTCAGCATGGAAGCCGCAAGACCCCGGCGGATGCGACTGTGACATTCGGAACACCGGCGAAGGTGAGCTTTGCCGCCACGGAGCAGGCCGCAAAGGAGAAGCCCTCGCGCCCATAG
- a CDS encoding HAD-IA family hydrolase, giving the protein MALSVSSSPVTVTCKAVLFDMDGILISSIGSVERSWTKWCNMRGVDPAYAISVIHGRRAIDSLRVVRPDLDAEKELEILEDLECEDVDDIIVLAGVCDLLKALPHERWTIVTSATERLAKVRLKEARLPAPDHFVHGDKVAQGKPHPAPFLAGAEMLGVAPEDCVVFEDSASGVAAGKAAGCTVIATLFTHPAEELADADYIVRDLTGIAVRSTADGFTITFTERR; this is encoded by the coding sequence ATGGCACTATCCGTTTCTTCCTCCCCTGTTACAGTCACGTGCAAAGCAGTTTTGTTCGATATGGACGGGATCTTGATCTCGTCCATCGGGTCAGTTGAGCGCAGTTGGACCAAGTGGTGCAATATGCGCGGCGTTGATCCCGCCTATGCGATCAGCGTCATCCACGGTCGGCGGGCGATCGACAGCCTCCGCGTGGTGCGGCCCGATCTCGATGCGGAGAAGGAACTCGAGATCCTCGAGGACCTCGAATGCGAGGACGTGGATGACATCATCGTGCTGGCAGGCGTGTGCGACCTGCTGAAGGCTCTTCCGCATGAGCGCTGGACCATCGTGACGAGCGCAACGGAGCGGCTGGCAAAGGTGCGGCTCAAGGAGGCGAGGCTGCCGGCGCCTGATCACTTCGTACATGGTGACAAGGTCGCGCAGGGCAAGCCCCATCCTGCGCCGTTTTTAGCGGGAGCGGAGATGCTGGGCGTTGCGCCGGAAGACTGCGTCGTCTTCGAAGATTCGGCGTCGGGCGTGGCCGCCGGCAAAGCCGCGGGCTGCACAGTGATCGCGACGTTGTTCACGCATCCTGCAGAAGAACTGGCGGATGCGGATTACATTGTGCGCGACCTGACGGGCATCGCAGTCAGGTCCACAGCAGATGGGTTCACCATCACCTTCACAGAGCGGAGGTAG
- a CDS encoding carbonic anhydrase, protein MRISVLIACLIAVTGIAAAQHEDPHWQYVGKEGPVNWGKLDPAFHACSDGKQQSPIDIHGAHLNKSLPQIEFHYMASAGTIENSGHTVMITPHPGSYIIIAGVRFDLVQYHFHHPAEESVKGKLDDMDVHLVHQSADGKLVVVGVRFREDPNQANATLATLWAKMPTAIGQKNDVPQINPAGMLPADRGYWTYMGSLTTPPCTEGVRWYVMEQDLPVSREQLRFFSGIEKLNSRPVQDAHGRRIEANE, encoded by the coding sequence ATGCGGATTTCAGTTCTGATCGCTTGCCTCATTGCCGTCACCGGCATCGCCGCCGCCCAGCATGAAGACCCGCATTGGCAGTATGTGGGCAAAGAGGGACCGGTGAACTGGGGCAAGCTCGATCCCGCTTTCCACGCATGCTCTGACGGCAAGCAGCAGTCGCCTATCGACATCCACGGAGCGCATCTCAACAAAAGCCTGCCGCAGATCGAATTTCATTACATGGCGAGCGCGGGCACCATCGAAAACAGTGGCCACACGGTGATGATTACGCCTCACCCGGGCAGCTACATCATCATTGCCGGTGTACGGTTCGATCTGGTTCAGTATCACTTCCATCACCCGGCGGAAGAGTCGGTCAAGGGCAAGCTCGACGACATGGACGTGCACCTCGTCCACCAGAGTGCCGACGGCAAGTTGGTTGTTGTGGGTGTACGTTTCCGTGAGGACCCCAACCAGGCCAATGCCACGCTGGCCACACTATGGGCAAAGATGCCTACTGCTATCGGTCAGAAGAACGACGTGCCCCAGATCAACCCCGCCGGCATGCTTCCCGCCGATCGCGGCTACTGGACCTACATGGGCTCGCTGACTACGCCTCCCTGCACCGAAGGAGTGCGCTGGTATGTGATGGAACAAGACCTGCCGGTGAGCCGCGAGCAGCTTCGCTTTTTCAGCGGAATCGAGAAGCTGAATTCACGCCCTGTTCAGGACGCGCACGGCCGCCGCATCGAGGCCAACGAGTAA
- a CDS encoding TonB-dependent receptor, whose product MTFIARLRRAAVCLALLIAALSCLQADLFAQTTTQGAIAGTVLDPSGAAVPRASVVLHNNGTNAEIKLTSDDSGYFKAPLVQPGRYTVTISAANFAEYKATDVAVTVGSLTELHPSLHTGEATETVQVSGEAPVIKFESPEISETLTSKEILNLPLNGGRWSDLALLTPGATSDANGFGLIVFRGISPLLNNVQIDGVDDNQAFFSEERGRTREGYSTSQIGIAEFQVNTGVYSAEYGRAVGGVINSVTKSGTNDIHGQAYFLDRDNDWGAINPFTTFTSVTEPAGGGPPTIVTGVPFAPKDWRKRWGFGAGGPILKNRLFWFYAYDQYKRNFPGVAKPSNPASFFSYWADLDSNKGTAGDKEAQALANRVFGGNYLLGARNFDQLLYGSAVSSLTGLHNPGLLDDLGTTARTGDEVLNTPKLDWQINDKHHASFLYHRLRWDSPGGVQTQTSNNYARDTFGTDFVKLDYGFAKLDSLITNSISNELRFQYGRELNNEGQQPHTTFTDTYLNNSTGTPVQLAIYGGSSNSGFTGGMPYYSFRNAYPAEWKDEVGDTASWQHGSHNIRFGFDLVRNSDTVDNLYESNGVYTYTYFSNFFADILQPSGTCDSKQTETGTGKYACYYGFTQGLGTPKFSISTLDYGFFVQDDWKLSPRLTLNVGLRYDYEHVPPPFPALVSSSLLNTAINGKGPFTDDRAQIGNQPSDTNNFGPRVGLSWDPFGTGKTVFRAGYGLYFGRILNGIVLNTYESTGSPKGQYTIPSVFGKIPDGATAPAFPRIIPNNGAYPTPSIDFFAKNFQSPSVNEFDLSFQRDMGHGTFFSLDYIGALARQLPNFLNINLDATTRKQSTLTITDSTGSASGTNCGPLACGTQIPVTYYVKPYVNPNYGSITEVVSNINSSYNGLAVDVQNRGNKYATFDANYTWSHALDYNQNESTSPSTNNWFDPNGNARANYGNSTFNVPNRFVAWALLAYPLPNSNGWKRYVADGWHINPIVQIQNGLPYNAGVSGTIPGAAASGVAGSGNSGYLLQLGRNTMRQPNTISTDVRVQKDVRVSERFNFELIAEAFNLLNHINVTGVNSTAYSISGSNLKYNPFDAGSTGITGQQGFGSITNANSNFVYSQRQMQLGVKLDF is encoded by the coding sequence ATGACCTTCATAGCTCGTCTGCGCAGGGCAGCAGTGTGCCTTGCGCTTCTTATTGCTGCGCTCTCCTGCCTTCAGGCTGACTTATTTGCCCAGACCACTACACAGGGTGCCATCGCCGGAACGGTTCTTGATCCGTCCGGGGCCGCTGTCCCGCGCGCATCCGTCGTATTGCACAACAACGGCACCAATGCCGAAATCAAGCTAACGAGCGATGACAGCGGCTACTTCAAGGCCCCGCTGGTGCAGCCCGGCCGCTACACCGTCACCATCTCTGCGGCGAACTTCGCCGAATACAAGGCCACCGACGTGGCCGTGACCGTAGGCTCCCTCACCGAGCTTCATCCATCGCTGCACACCGGAGAAGCCACCGAAACCGTCCAGGTCTCCGGCGAGGCCCCGGTCATCAAGTTCGAGTCGCCCGAAATCTCCGAGACGCTTACCTCGAAGGAAATCCTCAATCTACCGCTGAACGGCGGCCGCTGGTCTGACCTGGCACTGCTCACGCCCGGCGCCACATCGGACGCAAACGGATTCGGCCTGATCGTCTTCCGCGGCATCAGCCCGCTGCTTAACAACGTCCAGATTGACGGCGTCGATGACAACCAGGCCTTCTTCTCTGAAGAGCGCGGACGCACCCGCGAGGGTTATTCCACCTCGCAGATTGGCATCGCGGAGTTCCAGGTGAATACGGGAGTCTACTCGGCTGAGTATGGCCGCGCGGTTGGGGGCGTCATCAACTCCGTCACCAAGAGCGGCACCAACGACATTCACGGGCAGGCCTACTTCCTCGACCGCGATAACGACTGGGGCGCCATCAATCCATTCACTACGTTCACGAGCGTGACTGAGCCCGCCGGCGGAGGACCTCCGACGATCGTCACCGGCGTTCCCTTCGCGCCTAAAGACTGGCGCAAGCGCTGGGGCTTCGGCGCGGGCGGTCCCATCCTCAAGAACCGGCTGTTCTGGTTCTATGCATACGACCAGTACAAGCGCAATTTCCCGGGTGTGGCTAAGCCGTCGAACCCCGCGTCGTTCTTCAGCTATTGGGCCGACCTCGACTCCAACAAGGGCACTGCCGGCGACAAGGAAGCGCAGGCTCTGGCCAACCGCGTTTTCGGTGGCAACTACCTCCTCGGAGCCCGGAACTTCGACCAGCTTCTTTATGGAAGCGCCGTCTCGTCGCTCACCGGCCTGCACAACCCCGGCCTTCTCGACGACCTCGGCACCACGGCCCGTACCGGCGACGAAGTTCTCAACACGCCCAAACTCGACTGGCAGATCAACGACAAGCATCACGCCAGCTTCCTTTATCACCGTCTTCGCTGGGATTCGCCGGGTGGCGTGCAGACACAGACCTCCAACAACTACGCGCGCGACACCTTCGGCACCGACTTCGTCAAGCTCGACTATGGCTTTGCCAAGCTCGACAGCCTGATCACCAACAGCATCTCCAACGAACTCCGCTTCCAGTACGGACGCGAGTTGAACAACGAGGGCCAACAGCCTCACACAACCTTCACGGATACCTACCTGAACAACTCCACCGGAACGCCGGTGCAGCTCGCCATCTACGGCGGCTCCAGCAACAGTGGCTTCACCGGCGGTATGCCCTACTACTCATTCCGTAATGCGTATCCCGCGGAGTGGAAGGATGAAGTAGGCGACACCGCCAGTTGGCAGCACGGCAGCCACAACATCCGCTTCGGCTTCGACCTTGTCCGCAACAGCGATACCGTCGACAATCTCTACGAGAGCAACGGCGTCTACACTTACACCTACTTCTCCAACTTCTTCGCCGATATCCTGCAGCCGAGCGGCACCTGCGATTCGAAGCAGACTGAAACCGGCACCGGCAAATACGCCTGCTACTACGGCTTCACCCAGGGACTCGGCACGCCGAAGTTCTCCATTTCCACCCTCGACTACGGCTTCTTCGTGCAGGATGACTGGAAGCTCTCTCCGCGTCTCACGCTCAATGTCGGCCTCCGTTATGACTACGAGCATGTGCCGCCGCCGTTCCCGGCGCTGGTCTCGAGTTCGCTGCTCAACACCGCCATCAACGGCAAGGGCCCCTTCACGGATGACCGCGCGCAGATCGGAAACCAGCCAAGCGACACCAACAACTTCGGTCCTCGCGTCGGTCTTTCGTGGGATCCGTTCGGCACCGGCAAGACCGTGTTCCGCGCCGGCTACGGCCTCTACTTCGGACGCATCCTGAACGGCATCGTCCTCAACACCTACGAGTCCACCGGCAGCCCCAAGGGTCAGTACACCATCCCCAGCGTCTTTGGAAAGATCCCGGATGGCGCCACGGCGCCGGCCTTCCCGCGGATCATTCCTAATAACGGCGCTTATCCCACGCCCAGCATCGATTTCTTCGCCAAGAACTTCCAAAGTCCCTCGGTGAATGAGTTCGACCTGAGCTTCCAGCGCGACATGGGGCACGGCACCTTCTTCTCGCTGGATTACATCGGCGCGCTGGCTCGCCAGCTTCCCAACTTCCTGAACATCAATCTCGACGCCACCACGCGCAAGCAGAGCACCCTCACCATCACTGACTCGACCGGCAGCGCGAGCGGCACGAATTGCGGACCTCTGGCCTGCGGTACGCAGATTCCTGTCACCTACTATGTGAAGCCCTACGTCAATCCGAACTACGGCTCCATCACTGAGGTGGTCAGCAACATCAACTCCAGCTACAACGGCCTCGCGGTTGACGTGCAGAACCGCGGCAACAAGTACGCCACGTTCGACGCCAACTACACCTGGTCGCACGCGCTGGACTACAACCAGAACGAGAGCACCAGCCCCAGTACCAACAACTGGTTTGACCCGAACGGCAATGCGCGCGCCAACTACGGCAACTCGACGTTCAACGTTCCCAACCGCTTCGTAGCGTGGGCGCTGCTTGCGTATCCGCTGCCGAACTCCAACGGATGGAAGCGTTACGTTGCGGATGGATGGCACATCAACCCGATCGTCCAGATCCAGAACGGCCTGCCCTACAACGCGGGCGTAAGCGGCACCATTCCCGGCGCCGCTGCCTCGGGCGTCGCGGGCTCCGGCAACTCCGGATATCTGCTCCAGCTCGGCCGTAACACGATGCGCCAGCCGAACACCATCTCCACAGACGTGCGCGTGCAGAAGGATGTTCGCGTCAGCGAGCGCTTCAACTTCGAGCTCATCGCAGAAGCGTTCAACCTCCTCAACCACATCAACGTCACGGGAGTGAATAGCACCGCCTACTCAATCTCCGGCTCGAATCTGAAGTACAACCCGTTCGATGCTGGATCGACCGGTATCACCGGCCAGCAGGGCTTCGGCTCGATCACCAACGCCAACTCGAACTTCGTCTACAGCCAGCGCCAGATGCAGCTTGGCGTCAAGCTCGACTTCTAA
- the rsgA gene encoding ribosome small subunit-dependent GTPase A, which produces MNLEQLGWSDFFARQCATGIPARVAFACREQFIVWTESGEVDTEPSGALRHASQLWPAVGDWVMLRDDGPVIDRVLERRTTLSRKQPGSESSEQVLAANVDVLFIVSGLDHDYNPRRLERYLVVARESGATPVIVLNKADLAGELGFDLEELLRLTRTLAGGTTVLPLSAMTDASLDVLGATMSPGETAAMVGSSGVGKSTILNRLLGAERRRTMAVGASDDRGRHTTTARELFVMPGGWLLIDMPGLREVGLWSAEQSVDAGFGDIQELAAACRFRDCTHSGEPGCAVADGAVDQARLANYQKMRREVEYLKRKADPELARQTRAKWKAIEKSVRRHPKW; this is translated from the coding sequence GTGAATCTCGAACAATTGGGATGGAGTGATTTCTTTGCGCGGCAATGTGCAACTGGCATTCCCGCGCGCGTTGCGTTCGCGTGCCGCGAGCAGTTCATTGTGTGGACCGAGAGCGGCGAAGTGGATACGGAGCCCAGCGGCGCGCTGCGACATGCGTCGCAGCTCTGGCCGGCCGTGGGCGACTGGGTCATGCTCCGCGACGATGGTCCGGTTATCGACCGGGTACTGGAGCGGCGGACGACGCTCTCGCGCAAACAGCCAGGTAGCGAGTCCAGCGAACAGGTATTGGCGGCAAACGTTGATGTTCTGTTCATCGTGAGCGGGCTCGACCATGACTACAATCCGCGGCGCTTGGAGCGCTATCTCGTAGTCGCTCGCGAGAGCGGCGCAACGCCGGTCATCGTGCTCAACAAGGCGGATCTTGCGGGCGAGTTGGGCTTCGACCTGGAGGAATTGCTTCGGCTCACACGCACGCTGGCCGGGGGTACAACGGTGTTGCCGCTGAGCGCGATGACGGACGCAAGCCTCGATGTGCTGGGCGCGACAATGTCGCCGGGTGAGACGGCTGCGATGGTCGGCTCCTCGGGGGTGGGGAAGTCGACCATCCTCAACCGGCTGTTGGGGGCCGAACGACGGAGAACGATGGCGGTGGGCGCAAGCGATGATCGAGGGCGGCACACAACCACCGCCCGCGAGCTTTTCGTCATGCCGGGTGGCTGGCTCCTGATCGACATGCCCGGACTGCGTGAGGTCGGCCTCTGGTCGGCGGAACAGTCGGTGGATGCCGGCTTTGGCGATATTCAGGAACTGGCCGCAGCATGCCGCTTCCGTGACTGCACGCATTCTGGGGAGCCGGGGTGCGCGGTAGCCGACGGTGCAGTGGACCAGGCGCGGCTCGCGAATTATCAGAAGATGCGGCGCGAGGTTGAGTACCTGAAGCGAAAGGCGGACCCGGAGCTGGCGCGGCAGACGCGGGCGAAGTGGAAGGCCATTGAGAAGTCGGTGCGGAGACATCCGAAATGGTGA